The Setaria viridis chromosome 6, Setaria_viridis_v4.0, whole genome shotgun sequence genome includes the window GTGGCTAGAATCATAAATGTTCCAagatgccaaacagggcctaaatgaGTGCCACGTAGAATGGTTAGATGACACCTTAGTTTTGTGTCATCATGGatactccctctatcctaaaTATAAGGTGAGGTCAAAGTTGGCATGGTCTTCAATAGTAGCATTTGATTATTGATATCTTTTATGATATAATATTATTATAGCAACAAAATTATATCCATATGGGTGCCAAAAAGGGTAACTACTAGCATGACTACGGCAATGCTAACACCTGCAGCAAGGTCACAGGATCAGATGTTGTCAAGGAGATGAGCAAGTAATTCAGTTAATGGAGACGACGATGTACCAGGCAAAAATTAAGGCAATTCTTCATTGGAGTGCATTGCATTGTTGTAAGATCATACTGTGTTTTATTAACGCAGCTGGTGCAATATAATTAATTGGGAGGAGAGTCGTGTGATTTTTCTTGATCCTCGTGAACTTGGGATAGATTACTAGAACCATATTGGGGAAACATGactgtttgttttttttttcttgctggACGAAACAAAGAAAGACGTCGTATATccactttttatttttatttccttttttactTTTGGGGAAAGACGAAACAAAGAACCATATGGGGGATTCTAATATGTGCGGACATAATTTTCGCCAGTTTTTCTTTGTAGTGAATTTAAGTTTGTTAGAGTTCTCACTAAAGCGTGAACCCAAATCCAGACTGCTGGTGAGAAATCCTATCAGTCGCGTGATGGGAAGAGAACGCCATGTTGTGACAAAAACATTCATCTATTCTCATGTAAATATTTAAAGGCAGTGTTTTACTAGTCTCCAGTCCACTGTCTTAGTCCGGTACATTAGTGATTGATAATAGACAAGCGTGATTTGTTGATTTGGTGAAGTATAACAAAAGTCAAAATACAGAGAAATTAAAGATTCTACTCTCCAGACAGTCTAATAATTTCAGAGATCTGACGTGCAAGAGTCAGCGCTGGTATATTCTCTTCAGGAGGGTTATTGATTTTTCACGCATGGATGTCAGAATTGGTTGATTCATGCAGCATAAACACAGTTCCTGAAGAATATTCTAAACGTCAAAATTATCAGGAAAATTGCTAGTTAGGGCATGATTATCACTGGATTACTGCTACCTGCTGTTTTTAGTCATGACTCGTGAGTGTTGAACCAGAATGGTTAGGATAAATAATGTATACGCAGAAAGAGACAGAGAAACAGACAGAGAACCTTCACAGCCGTCCTGTATATACGGATTCCCTAGAAAGCCCGACTCGCATTTGCATCGATAGCCAATGTAACCATCCGTTGAATTGACACCCAAACAATTGCTATTGATGCTAACGCATCCATATTCTGAGGAGTTCAGCTTAGCCTCCTGACATGTCAGATTGGCAACAACCCATTGCACAGAGGATGATACCAAATAGAGACCAGGTTCCTTCAGTGCATCCACCCTAAACATCTGTTGTGGGGTATATCTGATGTCCACAATGCCATCATAAATGTCAATATGTGTCACCTGATGTTCCTCATCAAACTGGAGAGTAGACGTAGAATTTGTGCAGTTGAGCTGAAGTATCCTGGTTGCAGAACAACCTTCTTCTAGGCCAAAAGGGAACGGAATAGAGATGTTGCCACAATTTCGCTGGCAGTTCACCTTTTGTTGAATTGGATTATAACCTGTTTCTGACaaaataaattcatgaatggtCAATGATTGGATAACTTCAAAGCTGCCCCACTTAAGGAAAATAGTCAGGCACTTCACCAACTTATGCCACACACAAAATTTATATAGCATGACTTAGGAAATACACACAATTTATGTAAACATTTTTGCAGGATTTTCTTGTTCATATGCGTGCATTTACTATCAGCACCTTCAAATGTGCTTTGAGATTGATGTGGACTTTTAAGATTCAAGCGGGCATCATATTTTCTATTAATTGCAATATTATTTGCACTTCCGTAAATAAATGATTGTACATAGCATGGAAAGAAATACCTTTATCACGCGAACAACCATTGGGTATGTATGAGTTACCACTGTACCCATCTTCGCAACCACAGTGATAGCCGGGATGTGATGTGAAATGACTGTTGTAGCACACGCTGTTGCTACTTACACAAGCATACGTCGTAACGTTATCCAAGGCAGTGGCACATGTCGGTTGATCCATAATACTCCATGAGATGCTCGCCGAGGCGTAGTTAACGTTGATGGTGTCCTGTAGCGCACTATGGTCAGTGAGCTCGCGGCTACGGTTGACGACAAACTTTAACTGGATGGCACTAAGATAATTATCAAACTCGATGGAGCAGCATCCGGTTCCGTTGCAGTTTTCCCTGGCCACCTTGTCTGTGATCTTTGCATCAGGACAGGTGACTGTACAGAGCTTCCAAGTTGTAGTTGCTTGGTCAATCCAGTACGTGTCCAAATCACAGCCTGTGATGTTTAGCACCACGTGATCAAGAGTGAAAGCTGGGGCTTTCCAGGACATGTCATACACAACGACGCCCTGTCTGATGGGTATGGAAAGGGAAGGAATCTGGACACTGAAATTCATGAAGCTAGTGCTTCCATAAGTAGAAGCATCAATATCATTGGTGACCTCCGTGGTACTGTCCTGAAGGTAGAGCCTCGGAGGCTGCACGGTATCGTCACAGGTGAGACTGAAATCAGGATCCCGGTAGCAGCCGGAGCCAATGCCAAATGGGTAGTCAAAGGTCAGGTTGCCACATCTCGATGGGCAATTACCGGCTAACATGGCACTGGGGAAATAGGGATGAGTGTTATTTCCATCTTGGCTTGTCAGGACACCAGAAGCTTGCTCAGTGAACACAAAAAGGAGAAGATAAAACTGTAGACTGAACAGTTTCATCATCACCAGTGAAGAAGAGGCTGTCTTCTGAATCTTAACAGAAACCAAGACTTATAGAACCACCAGGAAAGGAGAAGGGGGGCttgaatttcctttttttttttctcgtttgAAGAGAAGATTTGGGAGAGGGGGGGAGAGGGGATGCGAATGTAGGCATGGTCTGCCTGCTTTATATTGTCTGGACAATTGAAAAAGGACATGACAGTGGCTGTGTTGACTGGTGCAAGGGAAGACTGTAAGTGCAAGATTGCACACGGCAAAGATGAGGTTCACAAAAACAAGTATCCAAAGGTTAAGGAATACACGGCTTTTCGGCAGACCTAGCTATCATTTTTCCTATTCATATCCAATAGCTATGACTTACTTTGATAACATGGccaaaaaaattggattaaCTCTGGCGTTCATTATTCCCAAAACTATTGGGTATAGGAATGGTCATGGTGTTACAcgcaaataaaaaaatgtgtGAATGAATAATTTTCTCTTAATCTTGAATGGCCGCTCTTTTTCGTTCTTCTTCAAATCAGAACAAACAATTCATAACTATATTGATTGTTTAGATGTGCTTGTAGTTTTGAGTACACATTCAGTACAATAAAGTATGGAGAGTTACTGATAAAAGTTTATTTTACTCTTCAGTATGGGAAAAGGAAATAGCTCTTTCAAGAGGAGGTAAAGAGAGGGGGAATGTCTACAAAGGGAAATAAGAAAAAAGATGGGTTTCATATATTGCTAGTCAGTCAATGAAAATAGCCCTTTGCAGAGGAGCTGCAGAGGGAGGATGTCTACAAAGGGACATAATAGAAAAAAGATAGATTTCTAGTCAGTCAATGAAAATAGCTCTTTCTAGATATCGCC containing:
- the LOC117860100 gene encoding wall-associated receptor kinase 3 isoform X2; translation: MMKLFSLQFYLLLFVFTEQASGVLTSQDGNNTHPYFPSAMLAGNCPSRCGNLTFDYPFGIGSGCYRDPDFSLTCDDTVQPPRLYLQDSTTEVTNDIDASTYGSTSFMNFSVQIPSLSIPIRQGVVVYDMSWKAPAFTLDHVVLNITGCDLDTYWIDQATTTWKLCTVTCPDAKITDKVARENCNGTGCCSIEFDNYLSAIQLKFVVNRSRELTDHSALQDTINVNYASASISWSIMDQPTCATALDNVTTYACVSSNSVCYNSHFTSHPGYHCGCEDGYSGNSYIPNGCSRDKGYNPIQQKVNCQRNCGNISIPFPFGLEEGCSATRILQLNCTNSTSTLQFDEEHQVTHIDIYDGIVDIRYTPQQMFRVDALKEPGLYLVSSSVQWVVANLTCQEAKLNSSEYGCVSINSNCLGVNSTDGYIGYRCKCESGFLGNPYIQDGCEDIDECSIPNRCYGICHNYPGGYNCISCPPKTMYDPVKLRCTHIEEEFNIVLPGVSIAVVLLVVTLSGAYLFHQKRRLAAVKKRYFKQHGGLLLLEEMKSKQGLSFTLFTKAELGEATGNFDERNVLGKGGNGTVYKGTLKDNRSVAIKKCKMISERQEKEFGKEMLILSQINHRNVVKLYGCCLEVEVPMLVYEFIPNGTLYQLIQGRHHHGPRVSFATRLKIAHEAAEALAYLHSSASPPIIHGDVKSANILIDDNYTVKVSDFGASTLAPTDEAQFVTFVQGTYGYLDPEYMQTSKLTSKSDVYSFGVVILELLTCRKATNLQAIDEEINLSAHFLLAMSENRLGEILDEQIKGEESIELIEQLAELARRCLEMASEQRPPMREVADELERFRNLSQHPWGQETSDEGAMLVGSPNACFEIELSNGYVSMTDSAYLGIQSPR
- the LOC117860100 gene encoding wall-associated receptor kinase 3 isoform X1, whose product is MMKLFSLQFYLLLFVFTEQASGVLTSQDGNNTHPYFPSAMLAGNCPSRCGNLTFDYPFGIGSGCYRDPDFSLTCDDTVQPPRLYLQDSTTEVTNDIDASTYGSTSFMNFSVQIPSLSIPIRQGVVVYDMSWKAPAFTLDHVVLNITGCDLDTYWIDQATTTWKLCTVTCPDAKITDKVARENCNGTGCCSIEFDNYLSAIQLKFVVNRSRELTDHSALQDTINVNYASASISWSIMDQPTCATALDNVTTYACVSSNSVCYNSHFTSHPGYHCGCEDGYSGNSYIPNGCSRDKETGYNPIQQKVNCQRNCGNISIPFPFGLEEGCSATRILQLNCTNSTSTLQFDEEHQVTHIDIYDGIVDIRYTPQQMFRVDALKEPGLYLVSSSVQWVVANLTCQEAKLNSSEYGCVSINSNCLGVNSTDGYIGYRCKCESGFLGNPYIQDGCEDIDECSIPNRCYGICHNYPGGYNCISCPPKTMYDPVKLRCTHIEEEFNIVLPGVSIAVVLLVVTLSGAYLFHQKRRLAAVKKRYFKQHGGLLLLEEMKSKQGLSFTLFTKAELGEATGNFDERNVLGKGGNGTVYKGTLKDNRSVAIKKCKMISERQEKEFGKEMLILSQINHRNVVKLYGCCLEVEVPMLVYEFIPNGTLYQLIQGRHHHGPRVSFATRLKIAHEAAEALAYLHSSASPPIIHGDVKSANILIDDNYTVKVSDFGASTLAPTDEAQFVTFVQGTYGYLDPEYMQTSKLTSKSDVYSFGVVILELLTCRKATNLQAIDEEINLSAHFLLAMSENRLGEILDEQIKGEESIELIEQLAELARRCLEMASEQRPPMREVADELERFRNLSQHPWGQETSDEGAMLVGSPNACFEIELSNGYVSMTDSAYLGIQSPR